From the Paenibacillus tianjinensis genome, the window GCTTCGCTGCGGCCTGTCTCGGCTTTATTCTTAATTATGGTGCTTATTTTGCTGAAATTTTCCGCGGCGGGCTGCTTTCGATTGATAAAGGGCAGCATGAAGCGGCTAAGGTGCTAGGACTCAGCAAATGGCAGACTCTCCGTAAGGTAATTCTCGCCCAGATGTTCCGGGTCGCGCTGCCTGCCGTAGCCAATGAATCCATTACATTGGTCAAAGACACTGCATTACTCTATGCTGTAGCCGTACCGGAGCTGCTGAATTATGCAAAGACTGCAGTGAACCGTGACTTTACGGTAACCCCGTTTGTCGTTGCCGGCGTGATTTATTTGCTGATGACCCTGGTGCTGACCTTATTCTTCAAAGCACTGGAAAAACGTTTCAAATTTGAGTAGAAGGACTGTCCAACTATGAGTAGTATGATTGATGTCAAACAATTACAGAAATCGTTCGGCAGCCTTGATGTGCTGAAGCAAATTACCTTTGAGGTGAACCCGGGAGAAGTCGTAGCAGTGATTGGGCCTTCCGGCTCAGGTAAGAGCACAATGCTGCGGAGTCTGGTGCATCTCGAGGAAGTAACCGCCGGCAGCATCTTCATTCACGGCAAGCCGCTGGTAGAGAACGGTAAA encodes:
- a CDS encoding amino acid ABC transporter permease; this encodes MNIDYIIKIAGPMLEGARTTALLFLIVIILSIPLGMLVTLLAKSRVKPLAWIAHTYVYVMRGTPLLLQLLFFCFGLPQIPVIGQYLVMDRFAAACLGFILNYGAYFAEIFRGGLLSIDKGQHEAAKVLGLSKWQTLRKVILAQMFRVALPAVANESITLVKDTALLYAVAVPELLNYAKTAVNRDFTVTPFVVAGVIYLLMTLVLTLFFKALEKRFKFE